A region of Phoenix dactylifera cultivar Barhee BC4 unplaced genomic scaffold, palm_55x_up_171113_PBpolish2nd_filt_p 000697F, whole genome shotgun sequence DNA encodes the following proteins:
- the LOC103698824 gene encoding pectinesterase inhibitor 9-like, with protein MAEATPPKVPHLLLLLLCISAGEVTSAASSSTDFIRSSCRTTTYPALCIKCLSAYAPSVRRSPRELARAALTVSADRARSASAYVARLSAGGSKAIKAREAGAVRDCLENMADSVDRLRQSAQELGRLGRAGSAGFMWHLNNVQTWCSAALTDENTCLDSLSQSGSGSTREAIRKKVVEVAQLTSNALALVNRIGPKY; from the coding sequence ATGGCCGAGGCCACACCTCCCAAGGTGCCCCATCTCTTGCTACTCCTGCTGTGCATCTCCGCCGGAGAGGTCACATCCGCCGCCTCCTCATCCACTGATTTCATCCGCTCCTCCTGCCGCACCACCACGTACCCGGCTCTCTGCATCAAGTGCCTCTCAGCCTACGCCCCCTCGGTCCGCCGCAGTCCCCGGGAGCTGGCGCGGGCCGCCCTCACCGTCAGCGCTGACCGGGCCCGGTCCGCCTCCGCCTACGTGGCCCGGCTTTCGGCCGGCGGGAGCAAGGCCATCAAGGCCCGGGAGGCCGGCGCCGTCCGGGACTGCCTCGAGAACATGGCCGACAGCGTGGACCGGCTCCGGCAGTCGGCCCAGGAGCTGGGCCGGCTCGGCCGGGCTGGATCGGCCGGGTTCATGTGGCACCTGAACAACGTCCAGACCTGGTGCAGCGCCGCCCTCACCGACGAGAACACCTGCCTGGATAGCTTGTCCCAGAGCGGCTCCGGCAGTACAAGGGAGGCCATCCGGAAGAAGGTGGTCGAGGTGGCCCAGCTCACCAGCAATGCTCTCGCCCTCGTGAACCGGATCGGCCCGAAGTACTGA